One region of Drosophila teissieri strain GT53w chromosome 2L, Prin_Dtei_1.1, whole genome shotgun sequence genomic DNA includes:
- the LOC122625729 gene encoding protein toll-like, whose protein sequence is MNNTKEIKIHNPNSFEKPTLTVEENVFYGKYNISDVTFTGLNVNGLTAKTFENLTSLSWLIFDNVILKDLSFLRSSTLQKSLKHCVMNVANLVDLKIFDKFTNLETIEVYRYKSFANFTAFICEPNKRDCKFTLGINKVACPLECNCTYNRDESRLDFRCRNSNLRTIPSLPVPKKGHSLLLFRGNWLTELPYNSLEGYKNIQYLDVSYNQLTSLSVCQLPESLYYLDIRYNNITTLGPEVVQYLYSVETFYQVGNKWIIYCDEYYLQEFFRNSAKLVRIKTSEFNRIMKYVNLRSMVSISKINFDESRNNFYIANEDEMIIAFDSSYKYLKTMELLNHAISQFSGEFDEIILHHLNGRCPYRCSCCVERQTGELIINCRNLTLDFYPRLPDSIPYNTTLYLDANEISNLSDTKSMFYVQKLHMSQNLLTELPPHLLSENITYLDVRNNRLKYLDDGVVAFLKNRENITKTELSGNPWECNCRAKNFLSYLRKHEPKEYETVLRRVNITQDKCPVDCICCVDTSNSESLTLMIDCNGKDLREIPPLPTPASGQTTLIFERNNLAKWPSSLLPGYSSVTRLYLANNKLSDIDQLPDKLEHLDISNNTFSALDGRVRGFLQNKMSLCQMKVSLIGNPWTCSCDEKDFLVFVKAQARNIANASAIQCSGTGRSLIEIEGADICPSVQIYYTSLTVSLLILALSIHLFVCFRRPIMIWFYEHEVCLSLTARREFDEEKKYDAFLSFTHKDEELVEEFVDRLENGKHKFRLCFYLRDWLVGECIPDCINRSVQGSRRIIILMTKNFLQSTWGRLEFRLALHATSKDRCKRLIVVVYPDVENFDDLDSELKAYMVLNTYLDRNHPNFWNKLMYSMPHAMHSKRRRFDAETEV, encoded by the exons ATGAACAACACCAAGGAAATCAAAATTCATAACCCAAATTCTTTTGAAAAACCGACACTAACGGTggaagaaaatgttttttatggcAAATATAACATCAGCGACGTCACATTTACTGGATTAAATGTAAATGGTTTGACGGctaaaacatttgaaaatttaacaaGTTTAAGTTGGCTTATTTTCGataatgttattttaaaagaTCTTTCGTTTTTAAG ATCTTCTACACTTCAGAAATCATTAAAACATTGCGTTATGAATGTAGCGAATTTGGTGGACTTGAAAATCTTTGACAAATTCACGAATCTTGAAACCATAGAAGTCTACCGATATAAATCCTTTGCAAATTTTACTGCTTTCATATGTGAACCAAACAAAAGGGACTGTAAATTTACATTGGGAATTAATAAGGTTGCATGCCCCTTAGAATGCAATTGCACATATAATCGAGACGAATCACGTTTAGACTTTAGATGTCGGAATAGTAATCTCAGAACTATTCCATCGCTACCGGTTCCGAAAAAAGGTCATTCACTTCTGCTCTTTCGGGGGAACTGGTTGACTGAACTGCCCTACAACTCATTGGAAGGCTATAAAAACATACAATACTTGGACGTGTCATACAACCAACTAACAAGTCTAAGCGTGTGCCAACTGCCTGAAAGTCTTTACTATCTGGACATcagatataataatattactaCCCTAGGTCCAGAGGTTGTTCAATATCTATACAGTGTTGAAACTTTCTATCAGGTTGGCAACAAATGGATTATCTACTGCGATGAATACTACTTACAAGAATTCTTTAGGAATAGCGCAAAATTAGTACGGATAAAAACATCCGAATTTAACCGCATAATGAAATACGTGAACTTAAGATCGATGGTTTCCATCtccaaaataaattttgatGAAAGTAGAAATAATTTCTACATAGCAAATGAAGATGAAATGATAATTGCCTTTGACAGTTCGTATAAATACCTAAAGACAATGGAACTATTAAATCACGCCATTTCGCAGTTTTCGGGGGAGTTCGATGAAATTATTCTCCACCATCTCAACGGACGCTGTCCTTACAGATGCTCATGTTGTGTCGAACGGCAAACAGgtgaattaattataaattgtcGGAATTTAACTCTTGACTTTTATCCAAGGCTACCGGACTCGATTCCGTACAACACGACATTATATCTtgatgcaaatgaaataagtAACCTCAGTGATACAAAATCTATGTTCTATGTTCAGAAATTGCACATGTCCCAAAACCTGTTAACAGAACTTCCACCTCATCTGCTGTCAGAAAACATAACTTACCTAGACGTACGCAATAATCGTTTAAAGTATCTGGATGATGGTGTGGTAGCCTTCCTGAAAAATCGGGAGAACATTACCAAGACAGAACTTTCTGGGAACCCATGGGAATGTAATTGCAGGGCTAAGAACTTCCTATCTTATCTCAGGAAGCACGAGCCGAAGGAATACGAAACTGTCCTCCGCCGCGTTAACATAACTCAGGATAAGTGTCCTGTAGACTGCATTTGCTGCGTCGACACCTCCAATTCCGAATCGCTCACACTGATGATCGACTGCAATGGAAAGGACCTTCGCGAAATACCACCATTACCCACACCAGCATCTGGACAAACAACTCTCATCTTTGAAAGAAATAATCTCGCGAAATGGCCATCCAGCTTGCTACCAGGATACTCAAGTGTGACACGACtttatttggccaacaacaaactTTCCGATATTGATCAACTACCAGACAAGCTTGAACACCTGGACATCAGTAACAATACTTTCTCGGCTCTAGACGGTCGAGTACGGGGATTCCTGCAGAACAAAATGAGTTTATGCCAGATGAAAGTATCACTTATTGGGAATCCGTGGACATGCAGTTGCGACGAGAAGGACTTCCTGGTATTCGTAAAGGCGCAAGCGAGAAATATTGCAAACGCTTCAGCTATTCAATGCAGTGGTACTGGACGATCGTTGATTGAAATCGAAGGGGCTGATATATGCCCCTCGGTTCAAATCTACTACACCTCCCTCACCGTCTCTCTGCTGATCCTTGCTTTGTCCATTCACCTCTTTGTCTGCTTTAGGCGACCCATAATGATCTGGTTCTACGAGCACGAAGTATGCCTCAGTTTAACCGCGCGCCGGGAATTCGACGAGGAGAAGAAATACGATGCCTTCCTATCATTCACCCACAAGGACGAGGAGCTTGTCGAGGAGTTCGTGGATCGCCTGGAGAACGGCAAGCACAAGTTTAGGCTATGTTTCTACCTGCGAGATTGGTTAGTGGGCGAGTGCATTCCCGATTGCATTAACCGATCTGTGCAGGGCTCAAGGCGCATTATCATCCTGATGACGAAGAACTTCCTCCAGTCCACCTGGGGTCGCCTCGAGTTCAGACTGGCGCTACATGCAACCTCGAAGGATCGGTGCAAGCGCCTGATCGTAGTAGTTTATCCTGATGTAGAAAACTTCGATGATCTAGACAGCGAGTTGAAAGCGTACATGGTGCTGAACACCTATCTGGATAGAAATCATCCAAACTTCTGGAACAAGCTGATGTATTCAATGCCACATGCCATGCACTCGAAGAGAAGACGTTTTGATGCAGAAACCGAGGTATAA
- the LOC122611434 gene encoding glutactin, producing the protein MARLNGVVLLLAIVLLAVFVAQGLAEKNANRQKQQKPRPGNQNLGIQKNKRPKPQKAQKQKPNKQQVQNVKEPKVFTTTVPDLGKLRGRTLTTDWTGKKIMQFLDIPYGKAERFMPAEPAPSWKGVLPAHRPHAGCPSIQDLIVFAKLEEDGFDVEDCLRLTVNTKAMEGKSLPVMVYIHGDFFYDGDSVEAAPGYLLEQDVVLVSVRYRLGPFGFLSTLTDEMPGNAAVTDIILALKWVQKHIASFGGDPQRVTLFGQVGGAALVNVLTLSPAVPAGLFHRVIYQSGTALSPAFITDAPLGATKAIGRIAGCKQSTKVDQLNKCLSRLNVTMLLAAFSVHGENQPSLSGGAYGGVQLVIGGPSGILPEHPGRLLAAEKFQAYPTMGGSVKHGGTFMLRDIFADIFNETILDDKMSGRQYIDTIIEQANGADPSGSWKEFSDEEIFTQADVKNGTFRRLTPGLIDLCSTISLKNPVLLVLQANAKKLPNSTYLYSFDYEGEQNRYATGEEEANFVPFDMGVSLTDDNLYLFPWPRFLALNSNRDLKVARRMVALWTSFATTGVPQAPGLPTWPAMSDETGPYMKIDRTVSFGDNYLDEYRIAVEEAKHGYNLVNEEYYDLEAALLAASRLDNLSDANEEDEQDQDDAEGQRAASEAGGQNWVFIARKSTRVQKQ; encoded by the exons ATGGCACGGCTTAATGGAGTTGTACTGCTCCTGGCAATCGTCCTTCTGGCCGTTTTTGTTGCGCAAGGCCTGGCGGAAAAGAACGCCAAccggcagaagcagcagaagccCAGACCGGGAAATCAAAACTTGGGTATTCAGAAAAATAAGCGTCCAAAGCCCCAAAAAGCCCAGAAACAGAAGCCCAACAAGCAACAGGTGCAGAATGTTAAAGAGCCAAAGGTGTTCACCACAACGGTTCCTGATTTGGGCAAGCTCCGTGGACGAACTCTCACCACCGACTGGACGGGAAAGAAGATAATGCAATTCCTGGACATTCCCTACGGCAAGGCAGAGCGATTCATG CCAGCTGAGCCGGCACCATCTTGGAAGGGCGTCCTTCCCGCCCATCGACCCCACGCCGGCTGTCCATCCATTCAGGATCTGATCGTGTTCGCCAAGCTGGAGGAGGACGGCTTCGATGTGGAGGACTGTCTGCGTCTTACAGTGAACACCAAGGCG ATGGAGGGCAAGTCCCTGCCGGTGATGGTGTACATCCATGGCGATTTCTTCTACGATGGCGACTCTGTGGAGGCAGCTCCCGGCTATTTGCTGGAGCAGGATGTGGTCTTGGTGTCCGTGCGCTATCGCCTGGGACCCTTCGGCTTCCTGTCCACGCTGACGGACGAGATGCCTGGCAATGCGGCGGTCACCGACATCATACTGGCGCTCAAGTGGGTGCAGAAGCACATCGCATCCTTCGGCGGCGATCCCCAGCGCGTTACGCTCTTCGGCCAAGTGGGCGGTGCAGCATTGGTCAACGTGCTCACCCTGAGTCCTGCGGTGCCGGCCGGCCTCTTTCATCGCGTCATCTATCAGTCCGGCACGGCGCTGTCGCCCGCCTTCATCACGGATGCTCCCCTGGGCGCCACCAAGGCTATCGGCCGGATTGCGGGATGCAAGCAGTCCACTAAGGTGGATCAGCTGAACAAGTGTCTGAGCCGCCTGAACGTCACCATGCTACTGGCCGCCTTCAGCGTCCACGGCGAAAATCAGCCCTCCTTGTCGGGCGGCGCCTATGGCGGTGTGCAGCTGGTAATCGGCGGACCATCTGGCATTCTGCCGGAGCACCCAGGTCGCCTGCTGGCGGCCGAGAAGTTCCAGGCCTATCCCACGATGGGCGGCAGCGTCAAGCACGGAGGCACCTTCATGCTGCGAG ACATCTTTGCGGATATCTTTAATGAGACCATTTTGGACGACAAAATGAGCGGAAGGCAGTACATCGACACCATTATCGAACAGGCTAATGGAGCCGATCCCAGTGGATCGTGGAAGGAGTTCTCCGACGAGGAGATATTCACGCAGGCTGATGTTAAGAATGGCACCTTCAGGCGTCTGACTCCAGGTCTGATCGAT CTCTGCAGCACTATTTCTCTGAAGAATCCAGTATTGCTGGTCCTGCAGGCCAACGCAAAGAAGCTGCCCAACAGCACTTACCTGTACAGCTTTGACTACGAGGGCGAGCAGAATCGCTATGCCACAGGTGAGGAGGAGGCCAACTTCGTGCCCTTCGACATGGGTGTCTCCTTGACCGACGACAACCTGTACCTGTTCCCGTGGCCGCGATTCCTGGCCCTCAACTCGAACCGCGACCTCAAGGTGGCTCGGCGCATGGTGGCCCTTTGGACGTCCTTCGCCACCACGGGAGTGCCGCAAGCACCCGGACTGCCCACCTGGCCAGCGATGAGCGACGAGACGGGACCCTACATGAAGATCGATCGCACTGTCAGTTTCGGGGACAATTACCTGGACGAGTACCGCATCGCCGTGGAGGAGGCGAAGCACGGCTATAACCTGGTCAACGAGGAGTACTACGATCTGGAGGCAGCCCTTTTGGCGGCCAGCCGGCTGGATAACTTGAGCGATGCCAACGAGGAGGATGAACAGGATCAGGACGATGCGGAGGGGCAGAGAGCTGCCAGTGAGGCTGGTGGTCAGAACTGGGTCTTCATCGCCAGGAAGTCGACGCGCGTCCAGAAGCAGTAG
- the LOC122611436 gene encoding probable cGMP 3',5'-cyclic phosphodiesterase subunit delta, which yields MGSDDQSAGDRIQKGFQINYMILRDADSGKIIWQENKDFSAPDQEHEARVPVKILDMRAVSREINFSTIESMENFRLDQKVLFKGRIMEEWFFEMGFVGANTTNTWQSTIEAAPESQMMPAKVLNGNVTIQTSFYDNETLITKSVVRLYYI from the coding sequence ATGGGCTCCGACGACCAGAGTGCCGGGGACAGGATCCAGAAGGGATTCCAGATCAACTACATGATTCTGCGGGATGCCGACAGTGGAAAGATAATCTGGCAGGAGAACAAAGACTTCTCGGCACCGGACCAGGAGCACGAGGCGCGGGTGCCGGTCAAGATACTGGACATGCGGGCTGTTTCCCGGGAGATCAACTTCAGCACCATCGAGTCGATGGAGAACTTTCGCCTCGACCAAAAGGTGCTCTTCAAGGGCCGCATCATGGAGGAGTGGTTCTTCGAGATGGGATTCGTGGGTGCCAACACCACCAATACCTGGCAGTCGACAATCGAGGCGGCACCGGAATCCCAGATGATGCCCGCCAAGGTCTTGAACGGCAATGTGACTATCCAAACCAGTTTCTACGACAACGAGACACTCATCACCAAATCGGTTGTGCGCCTGTACTACATTTAG